In Nitrospirota bacterium, the DNA window ACATAGACATGGCAGACCCCTTTGTAATGCTTAAGCACAGGGATTCTTGAGTTTTCGGTTACAGTCCTTATAAGTCCTTCTCCTCCGCGGGGGATTATGAGGTCTATAATGCCTTCAAGCTTAAGCATCTCCATCACAGCCTCCCTTTCAGGGATGTCAATGAATGTTACACCACCTTCATGAAGTCCTTCCTGTTTTAGGGATGCCCTGAGTATGTTGACGATAGCCCTGTTTGAGTTTATTGCCTCTTTACCTCCACGGAGAATAACTGCATTTCCTGCCTTAATGCAGAGCCCTCCTGCATCAGCAGTCACATTAGGCCTTGCCTCATAGATTATGCCTATAACACCTATGGGCACCCTCATCCTTCCAACAGACATGCCATTTGGCACTTGCCACATCCTTATAATCTCTCCCACAGGGTCTGAAAGCTGTGAGACCTCTATAAGCCCATCTGCCATCTCATTAATGCGTAAGGCAGTAAGTGTGAGCCTGTCTATGAGGGCATCCGAAAGCCCTTTTGCCCTTGCGTATTCTATGTCTTTTTTATTTTCCGAAATCAATGTAGATGCATTTGCCTTTAAAGAATCTGCCATTCCGAGGAGTGCTTTATTTTTTTTGACAGAGGATGCCCTTGCCAGTGCCTTTGCGCCCTCTTTTGCCTCAAGTGCTGACTTAAGAACAAATGACTTTATGTCCATGAATTTTGAACCCCTTCCACTTTTTGAATTATATTTAATTTATGTAATAAATGCAATTTGGCAATAAGGAGCATACCTTATCATTTAGATTTTTATGTGATAATGGACCGCCAAATTTCCAGAAAGCCGTGCTATTATAAAGCATGCACCTAAGGCTCGGTCTCCTTGAAAAACCCCTCATCCATCTTCTCCTCATAGCCCTCATTGGCATTCTCTCATACTCAAATACATTCAATGTGCCGTTTCAGTGGGATGAAGAGTATCTTATAGTACAAAACCCTATTATCAAAGACCTCTCTTACTTTCTTGAGCCATCAAAGGCAAAAGGAGTTGAATACTATAATGCACTTAAAAGCAGATACATTGGCTACCTTACATTTGCCTTAAATTATAAACTTCACGGACTTGA includes these proteins:
- a CDS encoding glutamate-5-semialdehyde dehydrogenase is translated as MDIKSFVLKSALEAKEGAKALARASSVKKNKALLGMADSLKANASTLISENKKDIEYARAKGLSDALIDRLTLTALRINEMADGLIEVSQLSDPVGEIIRMWQVPNGMSVGRMRVPIGVIGIIYEARPNVTADAGGLCIKAGNAVILRGGKEAINSNRAIVNILRASLKQEGLHEGGVTFIDIPEREAVMEMLKLEGIIDLIIPRGGEGLIRTVTENSRIPVLKHYKGVCHVYVDRDADLIMAEEVCLNAKVQRPGTCNAMETMLVDEPMVEGFLPNMLKRLEKAGVLLKGCPKTLSIYPGINEVKEEDYYKEYLDLILNVRIVKSMDDAILHIAKYGSAHSDAIVTMNYERAMRFLKEVDSSAVFVNASTRLNDGYQFGLGAEIGISTDKIHARGPMGLEELTCTKFIVLGNGQLRE